One genomic region from Neoarius graeffei isolate fNeoGra1 chromosome 4, fNeoGra1.pri, whole genome shotgun sequence encodes:
- the ilf3a gene encoding interleukin enhancer-binding factor 3a isoform X2: MQCVWDEQEAYDELLYWDSLVQEGHVLHPRDYNRYEELRYWYECVCYEDKLRHYHACVAEMKQREAEVPSPDPDKLLPQRLFVIEDRHVKAKHASVYPCAEELQAVQNLVTNVENGLKTVANWLNRQDATSGGNKLQGVRRVGLVAKGLLLKQDMDLELVMLCSDTPTHTLLNTITNKLQEVMKGQVEGEYVITPTAEDAALTVQTVTEPVLNMKIHLSSPVVRERVERGPAREAPPGALDTNKCLESLASLRHAKWFQAKVNNLHSGVVVIRILRDLCTRVPTWAPLKGWVLELLCEKAISTSDRPMGPGEALRRVLECVASGILLEDGPGISDPCERAGVDASCHLAPQQREDITQSAQFALRLMAFGQIHKVLGMNRLSPKVGHMYSDPLTSQTTVPGLYVTKRPLESPTDESSSSKVPRKEIVVEPSNAVMMLNQLQPGLLYRLLSQTGPEHSPHFTMAIEVKGKTYEATGPSKRNAKLLVAQKALQALGIMITATEPSPATDQKSDQETVTTGTNRTAAAGGDGAEATLQGGPILTKHGKNPVMELNEKRRSLKYEVVSVKGRFNDKIFTIEVEVDGQKFQGSGSNKKLAKANAALAALEKLFPNDNPESQKKKKFPPMGYGGMGGVSYSAGRGRGRGRGRGVNIKGSTFKASSSSGFSVSGELNTVGSQEEQSISDTHAQVYQAVPPPASGYYSQHSHEYGQYRKNTQTVNQNSGQNQESLVGPDYGYGYQNTQNYNYGGATGAENYGYQQSAYPNLGGYSSSNTNYSYK, encoded by the exons ATGCAGTGCGTGTGGGACGAACAGGAAGCTTACGACGAGCTGCTCTACTGGGACTCGCTCGTCCAGGAGGGACACGTGCTGCACCCACGTGACTACAACAG gtatgagGAGCTGCGGTActggtatgagtgtgtgtgttatgaAGATAAATTGAGACACTACCATGCCTGTGTGGCTGAGATGAAGCAGAGAGAAGCTGAAGTTCCTTCTCCTGACCCT GATAAGCTGCTCCCTCAGCGCCTGTTCGTCATTGAGGACCGCCACGTTAAGGCCAAACATGCAAGTGTGTATCCATGTGCAGAGGAGCTGCAGGCTGTGCAGAACCTGGTGACCAACGTGGAGAACGGACTGAAGACTGTTGCCAACTGGCTGAATCGACAAGATGCTACGAG tggggGAAATAAGTTGCAGGGGGTCCGGAGAGTGGGTTTGGTGGCGAAGGGCTTGTTGCTGAAGCAGGATATGGACCTGGAGCTTGTGATGCTCTGCAgtgacacaccaacacacacactactgaacacCATTACCAACAAACTGCAGGAAGTGATGAAG GGTCAGGTGGAGGGTGAGTACGTGATCACTCCAACGGCTGAGGATGCTGCTTTAACAGTGCAGACTGTAACAGAACCAGTGCTAAACATGAAGATTCATCTCTCATCCCCTGTTGTAAGGGAGCGGGTTGAGCGCGGGCCGGCCAGAG AAGCTCCGCCCGGCGCTCTGGACACAAACAAATGCCTGGAGTCTCTCGCGTCTCTGCGCCACGCCAAGTGGTTCCAG gCTAAAGTTAACAACCTGCACTCGGGTGTGGTCGTCATCCGTATCCTGAGAGATCTGTGCACTCGTGTCCCCACCTGGGCCCCCCTGAAAGGatgg GTGTTGGAGCTGTTGTGTGAGAAAGCGATATCAACAAGCGATCGACCAATGGGACCAGGAGAGGCTCTGAGGAGAGTGCTGGAGTGTGTCGCATCTGGAATACTATTAGAAG ATGGTCCTGGGATTTCTGACCCATGTGAGAGGGCAGGTGTGGATGCGAGCTGCCATCTTGCCCCCCAGCAGAGGGAGGACATTACCCAGAGTGCACAG TTTGCTTTGCGGCTCATGGCATTTGGACAGATCCACAAAGTGTTGGGGATGAACCGCCTGTCACCCAAAGTGGGGCACATGTACAGTGACCCACTCACTT CCCAAACCACAGTGCCAGGACTGTATGTGACGAAGCGGCCGCTGGAGTCTCCCACTGATGAGTCAAGCAGCAGTAAAGTCCCTCGTAAAG agATTGTCGTTGAGCCCAGTAATGCTGTGATGATGCTGAATCAGCTGCAACCAGGTTTGCTGTATCGGCTCTTGTCTCAGACGGGCCCTGAACACAGTCCCCACTTCACCATGGCCATTGAAGTGAAGGGCAAAACGTATGAGGCTACAGGACCCTCGAAACGCAACGCCAAACTGCTTGTCGCCCAAAAA gccctACAGGCTCTGGGTATAATGATCACAGCCACAGAGCCTTCACCTGCAACTGATCAGAAGAGCGATCAGGAGACTGTTACCACAGGAACCAACAGAACTGCGGCTGCTGGAGGAGACGGAGCTGAG gctacaTTACAGGGAGGGCCGATTCTCACTAAACACGGGAAAAACCCTGTCATGGAGCTCAATGAAAAGAGGCGGAGTCTGAAGTATGAAGTCGTTTCTGTGAAAGGACGATTTAATGACAAGATCTTCACCATtgag GTGGAGGTGGATGGACAGAAGTTTCAAGGTTCAGGTTCTAATAAGAAGTTGGCGAAGGCGAATGCTGCTCTGGCTGCTCTAGAGAAGCTTTTCCCCAATGACAACCCTgagagccagaagaagaagaaattcccTCCgatg GGTTATGGTGGAATGGGTGGAGTCTCATATAGTGCTGGGCGTGGTAGAGGAAGAGGGCGTGGCCGAGGAGTTAACATTAAGGGCTCCACTTTTAAAG CAAGCAGTTCCTCAGGGTTCTCGGTCAGTGGTGAGTTGAACACTGTGGGTTCTCAGGAGGAACAGAGCATCTCCGACACACACGCGCAGGTGTATCAGGCCGTCCCTCCACCCGCCAGTGGCTACTACAGCCAGCACAGCCACGAGTACGGCCAGTACAGGAAGAACACACAGACCGTGAACCAAAACTCTGGACAGAACCAGGAGTCTCTTGTGGGACCTGATTATGGATACGGCTACCAGAATACCCAGAACTACAACTATGGGg GTGCAACTGGAGCAGAGAATTATGGGTATCAGCAGAGCGCCTACCCAAACCTTGGTGGCTACAGCAGCAGTAACACAAACTACAGCTACAAATAA
- the ilf3a gene encoding interleukin enhancer-binding factor 3a isoform X1 produces the protein MQCVWDEQEAYDELLYWDSLVQEGHVLHPRDYNRYEELRYWYECVCYEDKLRHYHACVAEMKQREAEVPSPDPDKLLPQRLFVIEDRHVKAKHASVYPCAEELQAVQNLVTNVENGLKTVANWLNRQDATSGGNKLQGVRRVGLVAKGLLLKQDMDLELVMLCSDTPTHTLLNTITNKLQEVMKGQVEGEYVITPTAEDAALTVQTVTEPVLNMKIHLSSPVVRERVERGPAREAPPGALDTNKCLESLASLRHAKWFQAKVNNLHSGVVVIRILRDLCTRVPTWAPLKGWVLELLCEKAISTSDRPMGPGEALRRVLECVASGILLEDGPGISDPCERAGVDASCHLAPQQREDITQSAQFALRLMAFGQIHKVLGMNRLSPKVGHMYSDPLTSQTTVPGLYVTKRPLESPTDESSSSKVPRKEIVVEPSNAVMMLNQLQPGLLYRLLSQTGPEHSPHFTMAIEVKGKTYEATGPSKRNAKLLVAQKALQALGIMITATEPSPATDQKSDQETVTTGTNRTAAAGGDGAEATLQGGPILTKHGKNPVMELNEKRRSLKYEVVSVKGRFNDKIFTIEVEVDGQKFQGSGSNKKLAKANAALAALEKLFPNDNPESQKKKKFPPMGYGGMGGVSYSAGRGRGRGRGRGVNIKGSTFKAASSSSGFSVSGELNTVGSQEEQSISDTHAQVYQAVPPPASGYYSQHSHEYGQYRKNTQTVNQNSGQNQESLVGPDYGYGYQNTQNYNYGGATGAENYGYQQSAYPNLGGYSSSNTNYSYK, from the exons ATGCAGTGCGTGTGGGACGAACAGGAAGCTTACGACGAGCTGCTCTACTGGGACTCGCTCGTCCAGGAGGGACACGTGCTGCACCCACGTGACTACAACAG gtatgagGAGCTGCGGTActggtatgagtgtgtgtgttatgaAGATAAATTGAGACACTACCATGCCTGTGTGGCTGAGATGAAGCAGAGAGAAGCTGAAGTTCCTTCTCCTGACCCT GATAAGCTGCTCCCTCAGCGCCTGTTCGTCATTGAGGACCGCCACGTTAAGGCCAAACATGCAAGTGTGTATCCATGTGCAGAGGAGCTGCAGGCTGTGCAGAACCTGGTGACCAACGTGGAGAACGGACTGAAGACTGTTGCCAACTGGCTGAATCGACAAGATGCTACGAG tggggGAAATAAGTTGCAGGGGGTCCGGAGAGTGGGTTTGGTGGCGAAGGGCTTGTTGCTGAAGCAGGATATGGACCTGGAGCTTGTGATGCTCTGCAgtgacacaccaacacacacactactgaacacCATTACCAACAAACTGCAGGAAGTGATGAAG GGTCAGGTGGAGGGTGAGTACGTGATCACTCCAACGGCTGAGGATGCTGCTTTAACAGTGCAGACTGTAACAGAACCAGTGCTAAACATGAAGATTCATCTCTCATCCCCTGTTGTAAGGGAGCGGGTTGAGCGCGGGCCGGCCAGAG AAGCTCCGCCCGGCGCTCTGGACACAAACAAATGCCTGGAGTCTCTCGCGTCTCTGCGCCACGCCAAGTGGTTCCAG gCTAAAGTTAACAACCTGCACTCGGGTGTGGTCGTCATCCGTATCCTGAGAGATCTGTGCACTCGTGTCCCCACCTGGGCCCCCCTGAAAGGatgg GTGTTGGAGCTGTTGTGTGAGAAAGCGATATCAACAAGCGATCGACCAATGGGACCAGGAGAGGCTCTGAGGAGAGTGCTGGAGTGTGTCGCATCTGGAATACTATTAGAAG ATGGTCCTGGGATTTCTGACCCATGTGAGAGGGCAGGTGTGGATGCGAGCTGCCATCTTGCCCCCCAGCAGAGGGAGGACATTACCCAGAGTGCACAG TTTGCTTTGCGGCTCATGGCATTTGGACAGATCCACAAAGTGTTGGGGATGAACCGCCTGTCACCCAAAGTGGGGCACATGTACAGTGACCCACTCACTT CCCAAACCACAGTGCCAGGACTGTATGTGACGAAGCGGCCGCTGGAGTCTCCCACTGATGAGTCAAGCAGCAGTAAAGTCCCTCGTAAAG agATTGTCGTTGAGCCCAGTAATGCTGTGATGATGCTGAATCAGCTGCAACCAGGTTTGCTGTATCGGCTCTTGTCTCAGACGGGCCCTGAACACAGTCCCCACTTCACCATGGCCATTGAAGTGAAGGGCAAAACGTATGAGGCTACAGGACCCTCGAAACGCAACGCCAAACTGCTTGTCGCCCAAAAA gccctACAGGCTCTGGGTATAATGATCACAGCCACAGAGCCTTCACCTGCAACTGATCAGAAGAGCGATCAGGAGACTGTTACCACAGGAACCAACAGAACTGCGGCTGCTGGAGGAGACGGAGCTGAG gctacaTTACAGGGAGGGCCGATTCTCACTAAACACGGGAAAAACCCTGTCATGGAGCTCAATGAAAAGAGGCGGAGTCTGAAGTATGAAGTCGTTTCTGTGAAAGGACGATTTAATGACAAGATCTTCACCATtgag GTGGAGGTGGATGGACAGAAGTTTCAAGGTTCAGGTTCTAATAAGAAGTTGGCGAAGGCGAATGCTGCTCTGGCTGCTCTAGAGAAGCTTTTCCCCAATGACAACCCTgagagccagaagaagaagaaattcccTCCgatg GGTTATGGTGGAATGGGTGGAGTCTCATATAGTGCTGGGCGTGGTAGAGGAAGAGGGCGTGGCCGAGGAGTTAACATTAAGGGCTCCACTTTTAAAG cagCAAGCAGTTCCTCAGGGTTCTCGGTCAGTGGTGAGTTGAACACTGTGGGTTCTCAGGAGGAACAGAGCATCTCCGACACACACGCGCAGGTGTATCAGGCCGTCCCTCCACCCGCCAGTGGCTACTACAGCCAGCACAGCCACGAGTACGGCCAGTACAGGAAGAACACACAGACCGTGAACCAAAACTCTGGACAGAACCAGGAGTCTCTTGTGGGACCTGATTATGGATACGGCTACCAGAATACCCAGAACTACAACTATGGGg GTGCAACTGGAGCAGAGAATTATGGGTATCAGCAGAGCGCCTACCCAAACCTTGGTGGCTACAGCAGCAGTAACACAAACTACAGCTACAAATAA